A portion of the Hemiscyllium ocellatum isolate sHemOce1 chromosome 42, sHemOce1.pat.X.cur, whole genome shotgun sequence genome contains these proteins:
- the LOC132834645 gene encoding tropomyosin alpha-1 chain isoform X15, with the protein MDAIKKKMQMLKLDKENALDRAEQAEADKKAAEDRSKQFEDDALQLEKKLRTVEDERDKFVEDFNKAEERQLLAEENATKLEDELVALQKKLKGTEDELDKYSEALKDAQEKLELAEKKATDAEADVASLNRRIQLVEEELDRAQERLATALQKLEEAEKAADESERGMKVIENRAQKDEEKMELQEIQLKEAKHIAEEADRKYEEVARKLVIIESDLERTEERAELSESKSAELEEELKTVTNNLKSLEAQAEKYSQKEDKYEEEIKVLSDKLKEAETRAEFAERSVAKLEKSIDDLEDELYAQKLKYKAISEELDHALNDMTSM; encoded by the exons ATGGACGCCATTAAGAAAAAGATGCAGATGCTAAAGCTGGACAAGGAAAATGCCTTGGACCGAGCTGAACAAGCCGAAGCGGACAAGAAGGCAGCGGAGGACAGGAGCAAGCAG TTTGAGGATGATGCTTTACAACTAGAGAAGAAGTTGCGAACCGTGGAGGATGAGAGGGATAAGTTTGTAGAAGATTTCAACAAGGCGGAAGAACGGCAGCTGCTGGCGGAAGAGAATGCCACTAAG CTGGAGGATGAGCTGGTGGCCTTACAGAAGAAACTGAAGGGGACTGAGGATGAACTTGACAAATATTCCGAAGCTCTGAAAGATGCACAGGAGAAGTTGGAACTGGCTGAAAAGAAAGCCACAGAT GCTGAAGCAGACGTCGCCTCTCTGAACAGACGCATCCAGCTGGTTGAGGAGGAGTTGGACAGGGCCCAGGAACGCCTGGCCACCGCTCTGCAGAAGCTGGAGGAAGCTGAGAAGGCTGCAGATGAGAGTGAAAG AGGCATGAAGGTCATTGAGAACAGAGCCCAGAAGGACGAGGAGAagatggaactgcaggagatccAGCTTAAGGAGGCCAAGCACATTGCAGAGGAGGCTGACCGCAAGTATGAAGAG GTTGCACGTAAACTGGTGATCATTGAGAGTGACCTGGAGAGGACTGAGGAGCGGGCAGAACTCTCTGAATC TAAATCTGCTGAGCTTGAAGAGGAGTTGAAAACTGTGACCAACAACCTGAAGTCACTGGAGGCTCAGGCTGAGAAG TATTCGCAAAAGGAAGACAAGTATGAGGAGGAAATCAAAGTCCTGAGTGACAAACTGAAGGAG GCTGAGACTCGCGCTGAGTTTGCAGAAAGGTCTGTCGCCAAGTTGGAAAAATCCATTGATGACTTGGAAG ATGAATTGTATGCTCAGAAGTTAAAGTACAAGGCGATCAGCGAGGAATTGGACCATGCTCTCAACGATATGACATCAATGTAA
- the LOC132834645 gene encoding tropomyosin alpha-1 chain isoform X2: MDAIKKKMQMLKLDKENALDRAEQAEADKKAAEDRSKQLEDELVALQKKLKGTEDELDKYSEALKDAQEKLELAEKKATDAEADVASLNRRIQLVEEELDRAQERLATALQKLEEAEKAADESERGMKVIENRAQKDEEKMELQEIQLKEAKHIAEEADRKYEEVARKLVIIESDLERTEERAELSESKSAELEEELKTVTNNLKSLEAQAEKYSQKEDKYEEEIKVLSDKLKEAETRAEFAERSVAKLEKSIDDLEEKLAQAKEENLSMHQMLDQTLLELNNL, encoded by the exons ATGGACGCCATTAAGAAAAAGATGCAGATGCTAAAGCTGGACAAGGAAAATGCCTTGGACCGAGCTGAACAAGCCGAAGCGGACAAGAAGGCAGCGGAGGACAGGAGCAAGCAG CTGGAGGATGAGCTGGTGGCCTTACAGAAGAAACTGAAGGGGACTGAGGATGAACTTGACAAATATTCCGAAGCTCTGAAAGATGCACAGGAGAAGTTGGAACTGGCTGAAAAGAAAGCCACAGAT GCTGAAGCAGACGTCGCCTCTCTGAACAGACGCATCCAGCTGGTTGAGGAGGAGTTGGACAGGGCCCAGGAACGCCTGGCCACCGCTCTGCAGAAGCTGGAGGAAGCTGAGAAGGCTGCAGATGAGAGTGAAAG AGGCATGAAGGTCATTGAGAACAGAGCCCAGAAGGACGAGGAGAagatggaactgcaggagatccAGCTTAAGGAGGCCAAGCACATTGCAGAGGAGGCTGACCGCAAGTATGAAGAG GTTGCACGTAAACTGGTGATCATTGAGAGTGACCTGGAGAGGACTGAGGAGCGGGCAGAACTCTCTGAATC TAAATCTGCTGAGCTTGAAGAGGAGTTGAAAACTGTGACCAACAACCTGAAGTCACTGGAGGCTCAGGCTGAGAAG TATTCGCAAAAGGAAGACAAGTATGAGGAGGAAATCAAAGTCCTGAGTGACAAACTGAAGGAG GCTGAGACTCGCGCTGAGTTTGCAGAAAGGTCTGTCGCCAAGTTGGAAAAATCCATTGATGACTTGGAAG
- the LOC132834645 gene encoding tropomyosin alpha-1 chain isoform X5, with protein sequence MDAIKKKMQMLKLDKENALDRAEQAEADKKAAEDRSKQLEDELVALQKKLKGTEDELDKYSEALKDAQEKLELAEKKATDAEADVASLNRRIQLVEEELDRAQERLATALQKLEEAEKAADESERGMKVIENRAQKDEEKMELQEIQLKEAKHIAEEADRKYEEVARKLVIIESDLERTEERAELSESRARQVEEEVRIMDQTLKSLAAAESKYSQKEDKYEEEIKVLSDKLKEAETRAEFAERSVAKLEKSIDDLEEKLAQAKEENLSMHQMLDQTLLELNNL encoded by the exons ATGGACGCCATTAAGAAAAAGATGCAGATGCTAAAGCTGGACAAGGAAAATGCCTTGGACCGAGCTGAACAAGCCGAAGCGGACAAGAAGGCAGCGGAGGACAGGAGCAAGCAG CTGGAGGATGAGCTGGTGGCCTTACAGAAGAAACTGAAGGGGACTGAGGATGAACTTGACAAATATTCCGAAGCTCTGAAAGATGCACAGGAGAAGTTGGAACTGGCTGAAAAGAAAGCCACAGAT GCTGAAGCAGACGTCGCCTCTCTGAACAGACGCATCCAGCTGGTTGAGGAGGAGTTGGACAGGGCCCAGGAACGCCTGGCCACCGCTCTGCAGAAGCTGGAGGAAGCTGAGAAGGCTGCAGATGAGAGTGAAAG AGGCATGAAGGTCATTGAGAACAGAGCCCAGAAGGACGAGGAGAagatggaactgcaggagatccAGCTTAAGGAGGCCAAGCACATTGCAGAGGAGGCTGACCGCAAGTATGAAGAG GTTGCACGTAAACTGGTGATCATTGAGAGTGACCTGGAGAGGACTGAGGAGCGGGCAGAACTCTCTGAATC TCGGGCTCGCCAAGTGGAAGAGGAGGTTAGAATAATGGACCAAACCTTGAAATCTTTAGCCGCAGCAGAAAGCAAG TATTCGCAAAAGGAAGACAAGTATGAGGAGGAAATCAAAGTCCTGAGTGACAAACTGAAGGAG GCTGAGACTCGCGCTGAGTTTGCAGAAAGGTCTGTCGCCAAGTTGGAAAAATCCATTGATGACTTGGAAG
- the LOC132834645 gene encoding tropomyosin alpha-1 chain isoform X3, translated as MDAIKKKMQMLKLDKENALDRAEQAEADKKAAEDRSKQFEDDALQLEKKLRTVEDERDKFVEDFNKAEERQLLAEENATKAEADVASLNRRIQLVEEELDRAQERLATALQKLEEAEKAADESERGMKVIENRAQKDEEKMELQEIQLKEAKHIAEEADRKYEEVARKLVIIESDLERTEERAELSESKSAELEEELKTVTNNLKSLEAQAEKYSQKEDKYEEEIKVLSDKLKEAETRAEFAERSVAKLEKSIDDLEEKLAQAKEENLSMHQMLDQTLLELNNL; from the exons ATGGACGCCATTAAGAAAAAGATGCAGATGCTAAAGCTGGACAAGGAAAATGCCTTGGACCGAGCTGAACAAGCCGAAGCGGACAAGAAGGCAGCGGAGGACAGGAGCAAGCAG TTTGAGGATGATGCTTTACAACTAGAGAAGAAGTTGCGAACCGTGGAGGATGAGAGGGATAAGTTTGTAGAAGATTTCAACAAGGCGGAAGAACGGCAGCTGCTGGCGGAAGAGAATGCCACTAAG GCTGAAGCAGACGTCGCCTCTCTGAACAGACGCATCCAGCTGGTTGAGGAGGAGTTGGACAGGGCCCAGGAACGCCTGGCCACCGCTCTGCAGAAGCTGGAGGAAGCTGAGAAGGCTGCAGATGAGAGTGAAAG AGGCATGAAGGTCATTGAGAACAGAGCCCAGAAGGACGAGGAGAagatggaactgcaggagatccAGCTTAAGGAGGCCAAGCACATTGCAGAGGAGGCTGACCGCAAGTATGAAGAG GTTGCACGTAAACTGGTGATCATTGAGAGTGACCTGGAGAGGACTGAGGAGCGGGCAGAACTCTCTGAATC TAAATCTGCTGAGCTTGAAGAGGAGTTGAAAACTGTGACCAACAACCTGAAGTCACTGGAGGCTCAGGCTGAGAAG TATTCGCAAAAGGAAGACAAGTATGAGGAGGAAATCAAAGTCCTGAGTGACAAACTGAAGGAG GCTGAGACTCGCGCTGAGTTTGCAGAAAGGTCTGTCGCCAAGTTGGAAAAATCCATTGATGACTTGGAAG
- the LOC132834645 gene encoding tropomyosin alpha-1 chain isoform X7: MDAIKKKMQMLKLDKENALDRAEQAEADKKAAEDRSKQFEDDALQLEKKLRTVEDERDKFVEDFNKAEERQLLAEENATKAEADVASLNRRIQLVEEELDRAQERLATALQKLEEAEKAADESERGMKVIENRAQKDEEKMELQEIQLKEAKHIAEEADRKYEEVARKLVIIESDLERTEERAELSESKSAELEEELKTVTNNLKSLEAQAEKYSQKEDKYEEEIKVLSDKLKEAETRAEFAERSVAKLEKSIDDLEDELYAQKLKYKAISEELDHALNDMTSM; the protein is encoded by the exons ATGGACGCCATTAAGAAAAAGATGCAGATGCTAAAGCTGGACAAGGAAAATGCCTTGGACCGAGCTGAACAAGCCGAAGCGGACAAGAAGGCAGCGGAGGACAGGAGCAAGCAG TTTGAGGATGATGCTTTACAACTAGAGAAGAAGTTGCGAACCGTGGAGGATGAGAGGGATAAGTTTGTAGAAGATTTCAACAAGGCGGAAGAACGGCAGCTGCTGGCGGAAGAGAATGCCACTAAG GCTGAAGCAGACGTCGCCTCTCTGAACAGACGCATCCAGCTGGTTGAGGAGGAGTTGGACAGGGCCCAGGAACGCCTGGCCACCGCTCTGCAGAAGCTGGAGGAAGCTGAGAAGGCTGCAGATGAGAGTGAAAG AGGCATGAAGGTCATTGAGAACAGAGCCCAGAAGGACGAGGAGAagatggaactgcaggagatccAGCTTAAGGAGGCCAAGCACATTGCAGAGGAGGCTGACCGCAAGTATGAAGAG GTTGCACGTAAACTGGTGATCATTGAGAGTGACCTGGAGAGGACTGAGGAGCGGGCAGAACTCTCTGAATC TAAATCTGCTGAGCTTGAAGAGGAGTTGAAAACTGTGACCAACAACCTGAAGTCACTGGAGGCTCAGGCTGAGAAG TATTCGCAAAAGGAAGACAAGTATGAGGAGGAAATCAAAGTCCTGAGTGACAAACTGAAGGAG GCTGAGACTCGCGCTGAGTTTGCAGAAAGGTCTGTCGCCAAGTTGGAAAAATCCATTGATGACTTGGAAG ATGAATTGTATGCTCAGAAGTTAAAGTACAAGGCGATCAGCGAGGAATTGGACCATGCTCTCAACGATATGACATCAATGTAA
- the LOC132834645 gene encoding tropomyosin alpha-1 chain isoform X14, with product MDAIKKKMQMLKLDKENALDRAEQAEADKKAAEDRSKQFEDDALQLEKKLRTVEDERDKFVEDFNKAEERQLLAEENATKLEDELVALQKKLKGTEDELDKYSEALKDAQEKLELAEKKATDAEADVASLNRRIQLVEEELDRAQERLATALQKLEEAEKAADESERGMKVIENRAQKDEEKMELQEIQLKEAKHIAEEADRKYEEVARKLVIIESDLERTEERAELSESRARQVEEEVRIMDQTLKSLAAAESKYSQKEDKYEEEIKVLSDKLKEAETRAEFAERSVAKLEKSIDDLEDELYAQKLKYKAISEELDHALNDMTSM from the exons ATGGACGCCATTAAGAAAAAGATGCAGATGCTAAAGCTGGACAAGGAAAATGCCTTGGACCGAGCTGAACAAGCCGAAGCGGACAAGAAGGCAGCGGAGGACAGGAGCAAGCAG TTTGAGGATGATGCTTTACAACTAGAGAAGAAGTTGCGAACCGTGGAGGATGAGAGGGATAAGTTTGTAGAAGATTTCAACAAGGCGGAAGAACGGCAGCTGCTGGCGGAAGAGAATGCCACTAAG CTGGAGGATGAGCTGGTGGCCTTACAGAAGAAACTGAAGGGGACTGAGGATGAACTTGACAAATATTCCGAAGCTCTGAAAGATGCACAGGAGAAGTTGGAACTGGCTGAAAAGAAAGCCACAGAT GCTGAAGCAGACGTCGCCTCTCTGAACAGACGCATCCAGCTGGTTGAGGAGGAGTTGGACAGGGCCCAGGAACGCCTGGCCACCGCTCTGCAGAAGCTGGAGGAAGCTGAGAAGGCTGCAGATGAGAGTGAAAG AGGCATGAAGGTCATTGAGAACAGAGCCCAGAAGGACGAGGAGAagatggaactgcaggagatccAGCTTAAGGAGGCCAAGCACATTGCAGAGGAGGCTGACCGCAAGTATGAAGAG GTTGCACGTAAACTGGTGATCATTGAGAGTGACCTGGAGAGGACTGAGGAGCGGGCAGAACTCTCTGAATC TCGGGCTCGCCAAGTGGAAGAGGAGGTTAGAATAATGGACCAAACCTTGAAATCTTTAGCCGCAGCAGAAAGCAAG TATTCGCAAAAGGAAGACAAGTATGAGGAGGAAATCAAAGTCCTGAGTGACAAACTGAAGGAG GCTGAGACTCGCGCTGAGTTTGCAGAAAGGTCTGTCGCCAAGTTGGAAAAATCCATTGATGACTTGGAAG ATGAATTGTATGCTCAGAAGTTAAAGTACAAGGCGATCAGCGAGGAATTGGACCATGCTCTCAACGATATGACATCAATGTAA
- the LOC132834645 gene encoding tropomyosin alpha-1 chain isoform X8: protein MDAIKKKMQMLKLDKENALDRAEQAEADKKAAEDRSKQFEDDALQLEKKLRTVEDERDKFVEDFNKAEERQLLAEENATKAEADVASLNRRIQLVEEELDRAQERLATALQKLEEAEKAADESERGMKVIENRAQKDEEKMELQEIQLKEAKHIAEEADRKYEEVARKLVIIESDLERTEERAELSESRARQVEEEVRIMDQTLKSLAAAESKYSQKEDKYEEEIKVLSDKLKEAETRAEFAERSVAKLEKSIDDLEDELYAQKLKYKAISEELDHALNDMTSM, encoded by the exons ATGGACGCCATTAAGAAAAAGATGCAGATGCTAAAGCTGGACAAGGAAAATGCCTTGGACCGAGCTGAACAAGCCGAAGCGGACAAGAAGGCAGCGGAGGACAGGAGCAAGCAG TTTGAGGATGATGCTTTACAACTAGAGAAGAAGTTGCGAACCGTGGAGGATGAGAGGGATAAGTTTGTAGAAGATTTCAACAAGGCGGAAGAACGGCAGCTGCTGGCGGAAGAGAATGCCACTAAG GCTGAAGCAGACGTCGCCTCTCTGAACAGACGCATCCAGCTGGTTGAGGAGGAGTTGGACAGGGCCCAGGAACGCCTGGCCACCGCTCTGCAGAAGCTGGAGGAAGCTGAGAAGGCTGCAGATGAGAGTGAAAG AGGCATGAAGGTCATTGAGAACAGAGCCCAGAAGGACGAGGAGAagatggaactgcaggagatccAGCTTAAGGAGGCCAAGCACATTGCAGAGGAGGCTGACCGCAAGTATGAAGAG GTTGCACGTAAACTGGTGATCATTGAGAGTGACCTGGAGAGGACTGAGGAGCGGGCAGAACTCTCTGAATC TCGGGCTCGCCAAGTGGAAGAGGAGGTTAGAATAATGGACCAAACCTTGAAATCTTTAGCCGCAGCAGAAAGCAAG TATTCGCAAAAGGAAGACAAGTATGAGGAGGAAATCAAAGTCCTGAGTGACAAACTGAAGGAG GCTGAGACTCGCGCTGAGTTTGCAGAAAGGTCTGTCGCCAAGTTGGAAAAATCCATTGATGACTTGGAAG ATGAATTGTATGCTCAGAAGTTAAAGTACAAGGCGATCAGCGAGGAATTGGACCATGCTCTCAACGATATGACATCAATGTAA
- the LOC132834645 gene encoding tropomyosin alpha-1 chain isoform X1, whose protein sequence is MDAIKKKMQMLKLDKENALDRAEQAEADKKAAEDRSKQLEDELVALQKKLKGTEDELDKYSEALKDAQEKLELAEKKATDAEADVASLNRRIQLVEEELDRAQERLATALQKLEEAEKAADESERGMKVIENRAQKDEEKMELQEIQLKEAKHIAEEADRKYEEVARKLVIIESDLERTEERAELSESKSAELEEELKTVTNNLKSLEAQAEKYSQKEDKYEEEIKVLSDKLKEAETRAEFAERSVAKLEKSIDDLEDELYAQKLKYKAISEELDHALNDMTSI, encoded by the exons ATGGACGCCATTAAGAAAAAGATGCAGATGCTAAAGCTGGACAAGGAAAATGCCTTGGACCGAGCTGAACAAGCCGAAGCGGACAAGAAGGCAGCGGAGGACAGGAGCAAGCAG CTGGAGGATGAGCTGGTGGCCTTACAGAAGAAACTGAAGGGGACTGAGGATGAACTTGACAAATATTCCGAAGCTCTGAAAGATGCACAGGAGAAGTTGGAACTGGCTGAAAAGAAAGCCACAGAT GCTGAAGCAGACGTCGCCTCTCTGAACAGACGCATCCAGCTGGTTGAGGAGGAGTTGGACAGGGCCCAGGAACGCCTGGCCACCGCTCTGCAGAAGCTGGAGGAAGCTGAGAAGGCTGCAGATGAGAGTGAAAG AGGCATGAAGGTCATTGAGAACAGAGCCCAGAAGGACGAGGAGAagatggaactgcaggagatccAGCTTAAGGAGGCCAAGCACATTGCAGAGGAGGCTGACCGCAAGTATGAAGAG GTTGCACGTAAACTGGTGATCATTGAGAGTGACCTGGAGAGGACTGAGGAGCGGGCAGAACTCTCTGAATC TAAATCTGCTGAGCTTGAAGAGGAGTTGAAAACTGTGACCAACAACCTGAAGTCACTGGAGGCTCAGGCTGAGAAG TATTCGCAAAAGGAAGACAAGTATGAGGAGGAAATCAAAGTCCTGAGTGACAAACTGAAGGAG GCTGAGACTCGCGCTGAGTTTGCAGAAAGGTCTGTCGCCAAGTTGGAAAAATCCATTGATGACTTGGAAG ATGAATTGTATGCTCAGAAGTTAAAGTACAAGGCGATCAGCGAGGAATTGGACCATGCTCTCAACGATATGACATCAAT
- the LOC132834645 gene encoding tropomyosin alpha-1 chain isoform X4, whose amino-acid sequence MDAIKKKMQMLKLDKENALDRAEQAEADKKAAEDRSKQLEDELVALQKKLKGTEDELDKYSEALKDAQEKLELAEKKATDAEADVASLNRRIQLVEEELDRAQERLATALQKLEEAEKAADESERGMKVIENRAQKDEEKMELQEIQLKEAKHIAEEADRKYEEVARKLVIIESDLERTEERAELSESRARQVEEEVRIMDQTLKSLAAAESKYSQKEDKYEEEIKVLSDKLKEAETRAEFAERSVAKLEKSIDDLEDELYAQKLKYKAISEELDHALNDMTSI is encoded by the exons ATGGACGCCATTAAGAAAAAGATGCAGATGCTAAAGCTGGACAAGGAAAATGCCTTGGACCGAGCTGAACAAGCCGAAGCGGACAAGAAGGCAGCGGAGGACAGGAGCAAGCAG CTGGAGGATGAGCTGGTGGCCTTACAGAAGAAACTGAAGGGGACTGAGGATGAACTTGACAAATATTCCGAAGCTCTGAAAGATGCACAGGAGAAGTTGGAACTGGCTGAAAAGAAAGCCACAGAT GCTGAAGCAGACGTCGCCTCTCTGAACAGACGCATCCAGCTGGTTGAGGAGGAGTTGGACAGGGCCCAGGAACGCCTGGCCACCGCTCTGCAGAAGCTGGAGGAAGCTGAGAAGGCTGCAGATGAGAGTGAAAG AGGCATGAAGGTCATTGAGAACAGAGCCCAGAAGGACGAGGAGAagatggaactgcaggagatccAGCTTAAGGAGGCCAAGCACATTGCAGAGGAGGCTGACCGCAAGTATGAAGAG GTTGCACGTAAACTGGTGATCATTGAGAGTGACCTGGAGAGGACTGAGGAGCGGGCAGAACTCTCTGAATC TCGGGCTCGCCAAGTGGAAGAGGAGGTTAGAATAATGGACCAAACCTTGAAATCTTTAGCCGCAGCAGAAAGCAAG TATTCGCAAAAGGAAGACAAGTATGAGGAGGAAATCAAAGTCCTGAGTGACAAACTGAAGGAG GCTGAGACTCGCGCTGAGTTTGCAGAAAGGTCTGTCGCCAAGTTGGAAAAATCCATTGATGACTTGGAAG ATGAATTGTATGCTCAGAAGTTAAAGTACAAGGCGATCAGCGAGGAATTGGACCATGCTCTCAACGATATGACATCAAT
- the LOC132834645 gene encoding tropomyosin alpha-3 chain isoform X11 codes for MACAMSVDAVRRKIKSLQDQADVAEDKAERLQREVDEERKCREQAEADVASLNRRIQLVEEELDRAQERLATALQKLEEAEKAADESERGMKVIENRAQKDEEKMELQEIQLKEAKHIAEEADRKYEEVARKLVIIESDLERTEERAELSESRARQVEEEVRIMDQTLKSLAAAESKYSQKEDKYEEEIKVLSDKLKEAETRAEFAERSVAKLEKSIDDLEDELYAQKLKYKAISEELDHALNDMTSI; via the exons ATGGCCTGTGCGATGTCGGTGGATGCAGTCAGGAGGAAGATTAAAAGCTTACAGGACCAGGCAGATGTGGCGGAAGATAaagcagagaggctgcagagagaaGTGGACGAGGAGCGAAAGTGCCGTGAGCAA GCTGAAGCAGACGTCGCCTCTCTGAACAGACGCATCCAGCTGGTTGAGGAGGAGTTGGACAGGGCCCAGGAACGCCTGGCCACCGCTCTGCAGAAGCTGGAGGAAGCTGAGAAGGCTGCAGATGAGAGTGAAAG AGGCATGAAGGTCATTGAGAACAGAGCCCAGAAGGACGAGGAGAagatggaactgcaggagatccAGCTTAAGGAGGCCAAGCACATTGCAGAGGAGGCTGACCGCAAGTATGAAGAG GTTGCACGTAAACTGGTGATCATTGAGAGTGACCTGGAGAGGACTGAGGAGCGGGCAGAACTCTCTGAATC TCGGGCTCGCCAAGTGGAAGAGGAGGTTAGAATAATGGACCAAACCTTGAAATCTTTAGCCGCAGCAGAAAGCAAG TATTCGCAAAAGGAAGACAAGTATGAGGAGGAAATCAAAGTCCTGAGTGACAAACTGAAGGAG GCTGAGACTCGCGCTGAGTTTGCAGAAAGGTCTGTCGCCAAGTTGGAAAAATCCATTGATGACTTGGAAG ATGAATTGTATGCTCAGAAGTTAAAGTACAAGGCGATCAGCGAGGAATTGGACCATGCTCTCAACGATATGACATCAAT
- the LOC132834645 gene encoding tropomyosin alpha-1 chain isoform X6, protein MDAIKKKMQMLKLDKENALDRAEQAEADKKAAEDRSKQFEDDALQLEKKLRTVEDERDKFVEDFNKAEERQLLAEENATKAEADVASLNRRIQLVEEELDRAQERLATALQKLEEAEKAADESERGMKVIENRAQKDEEKMELQEIQLKEAKHIAEEADRKYEEVARKLVIIESDLERTEERAELSESRARQVEEEVRIMDQTLKSLAAAESKYSQKEDKYEEEIKVLSDKLKEAETRAEFAERSVAKLEKSIDDLEEKLAQAKEENLSMHQMLDQTLLELNNL, encoded by the exons ATGGACGCCATTAAGAAAAAGATGCAGATGCTAAAGCTGGACAAGGAAAATGCCTTGGACCGAGCTGAACAAGCCGAAGCGGACAAGAAGGCAGCGGAGGACAGGAGCAAGCAG TTTGAGGATGATGCTTTACAACTAGAGAAGAAGTTGCGAACCGTGGAGGATGAGAGGGATAAGTTTGTAGAAGATTTCAACAAGGCGGAAGAACGGCAGCTGCTGGCGGAAGAGAATGCCACTAAG GCTGAAGCAGACGTCGCCTCTCTGAACAGACGCATCCAGCTGGTTGAGGAGGAGTTGGACAGGGCCCAGGAACGCCTGGCCACCGCTCTGCAGAAGCTGGAGGAAGCTGAGAAGGCTGCAGATGAGAGTGAAAG AGGCATGAAGGTCATTGAGAACAGAGCCCAGAAGGACGAGGAGAagatggaactgcaggagatccAGCTTAAGGAGGCCAAGCACATTGCAGAGGAGGCTGACCGCAAGTATGAAGAG GTTGCACGTAAACTGGTGATCATTGAGAGTGACCTGGAGAGGACTGAGGAGCGGGCAGAACTCTCTGAATC TCGGGCTCGCCAAGTGGAAGAGGAGGTTAGAATAATGGACCAAACCTTGAAATCTTTAGCCGCAGCAGAAAGCAAG TATTCGCAAAAGGAAGACAAGTATGAGGAGGAAATCAAAGTCCTGAGTGACAAACTGAAGGAG GCTGAGACTCGCGCTGAGTTTGCAGAAAGGTCTGTCGCCAAGTTGGAAAAATCCATTGATGACTTGGAAG
- the LOC132834645 gene encoding tropomyosin alpha-1 chain isoform X13: MDAIKKKMQMLKLDKENALDRAEQAEADKKAAEDRSKQFEDDALQLEKKLRTVEDERDKFVEDFNKAEERQLLAEENATKLEDELVALQKKLKGTEDELDKYSEALKDAQEKLELAEKKATDAEADVASLNRRIQLVEEELDRAQERLATALQKLEEAEKAADESERGMKVIENRAQKDEEKMELQEIQLKEAKHIAEEADRKYEEVARKLVIIESDLERTEERAELSESKSAELEEELKTVTNNLKSLEAQAEKYSQKEDKYEEEIKVLSDKLKEAETRAEFAERSVAKLEKSIDDLEEKLAQAKEENLSMHQMLDQTLLELNNL, from the exons ATGGACGCCATTAAGAAAAAGATGCAGATGCTAAAGCTGGACAAGGAAAATGCCTTGGACCGAGCTGAACAAGCCGAAGCGGACAAGAAGGCAGCGGAGGACAGGAGCAAGCAG TTTGAGGATGATGCTTTACAACTAGAGAAGAAGTTGCGAACCGTGGAGGATGAGAGGGATAAGTTTGTAGAAGATTTCAACAAGGCGGAAGAACGGCAGCTGCTGGCGGAAGAGAATGCCACTAAG CTGGAGGATGAGCTGGTGGCCTTACAGAAGAAACTGAAGGGGACTGAGGATGAACTTGACAAATATTCCGAAGCTCTGAAAGATGCACAGGAGAAGTTGGAACTGGCTGAAAAGAAAGCCACAGAT GCTGAAGCAGACGTCGCCTCTCTGAACAGACGCATCCAGCTGGTTGAGGAGGAGTTGGACAGGGCCCAGGAACGCCTGGCCACCGCTCTGCAGAAGCTGGAGGAAGCTGAGAAGGCTGCAGATGAGAGTGAAAG AGGCATGAAGGTCATTGAGAACAGAGCCCAGAAGGACGAGGAGAagatggaactgcaggagatccAGCTTAAGGAGGCCAAGCACATTGCAGAGGAGGCTGACCGCAAGTATGAAGAG GTTGCACGTAAACTGGTGATCATTGAGAGTGACCTGGAGAGGACTGAGGAGCGGGCAGAACTCTCTGAATC TAAATCTGCTGAGCTTGAAGAGGAGTTGAAAACTGTGACCAACAACCTGAAGTCACTGGAGGCTCAGGCTGAGAAG TATTCGCAAAAGGAAGACAAGTATGAGGAGGAAATCAAAGTCCTGAGTGACAAACTGAAGGAG GCTGAGACTCGCGCTGAGTTTGCAGAAAGGTCTGTCGCCAAGTTGGAAAAATCCATTGATGACTTGGAAG